From the genome of Candidatus Effluviviaceae Genus V sp., one region includes:
- a CDS encoding DEAD/DEAH box helicase, with translation MTTRRPCGPRTYVGLDLETTGVDHRTDRIIEIGATRFTDGEPVDAFCTFVDPSCEIPSDVVYLTGITDEQIAGAPSIDEALPDLRDFLRDDPVVAHSAAFDVGFLDAASGVSLFEGRDVYDTLALSRALLPRLPSHRLVALARFFDIDAGRSHRAADDARAVGRLFGSLVLVLDGVGGRPLKRLHALSPPPFRRLFEEAIERNASTVDPAAVPDFGERNAELLRYDNVWGDRVERRLSEDVVEPDVERLERLFEAGGELEGRLSGYEERREQMAMLRAVNDALTGGVHLLVEAGTGVGKSLAYLIPAIHFAAENGERVIVSTNTKNLQEQLFFKDVPFLGETLEVDFKATLLKGRGNYICAKRWDQLLDQGLPAGEREHYMPLVIWEEETTSGDIAENAAFRPWGYLWSRVSADGGPCLGSRCPASDRCYLQRARRAAQASHLVVVNHSLLFSDTGAGNRILGEYSYLVCDEAHNMESVATEHLGRRVNVYRFRAALESLFRKDGRASGDLVELENRLEGLDGQSTEMALTAAGRLRENVEKTATLGDAFFAALALRHIEMAGGRTVEYGKLRYAGELSVSSILGDELGGVLSSLEGLVGDLETLGDLVVDVDFKGVDAASQTLAYHAERLRELREDLEYLALGRDERSVFWLEVRTRRSGVECTLRSAPVSVAELMPDFLYSKVSSMIATSATMTVDGGFRFIMERLGLDALPDWKVVTLDVGSPYDYGRQVIAAVAGYLPQPSSRGFNSVVGELLVKLAAPADGGTLALFTSRSSLDAVFRAVRDPLAARGKLVLAQGHGGSTALLDEFSRVTDSVLLATSSFWEGVDVPGRSLEQLVIVKLPFPVPKDPVIEAHCEAYEKEGLDAFTSYMVPRTAIRMRQGFGRLIRSSIDTGVVVLLDSRLATRGYGRRLLDELPAPAAVAESETALLKMLGVLSAV, from the coding sequence ATGACGACGCGCCGTCCGTGTGGTCCGCGGACCTACGTCGGTCTGGACCTGGAGACGACCGGTGTAGATCACCGCACCGACCGGATCATCGAGATCGGTGCCACCCGCTTCACCGACGGCGAACCGGTGGACGCGTTCTGCACGTTCGTCGACCCGAGCTGCGAGATCCCCTCGGATGTCGTCTACCTGACCGGTATCACCGACGAACAGATCGCCGGCGCTCCGTCGATCGACGAGGCGCTGCCCGATCTCAGGGACTTCCTCCGGGACGACCCCGTCGTCGCACACAGCGCCGCTTTCGATGTCGGTTTCCTCGACGCCGCGTCCGGGGTCAGTCTCTTCGAAGGCCGGGACGTCTACGACACGCTGGCGCTCTCGCGGGCCCTTCTGCCCAGGCTGCCCAGCCATCGCCTCGTCGCCCTCGCGCGCTTCTTCGACATCGACGCAGGCCGGTCCCATCGCGCCGCCGACGACGCCCGCGCGGTCGGCAGGCTCTTCGGGTCGCTCGTTCTCGTGCTCGACGGCGTCGGAGGGAGGCCCCTCAAGCGGCTGCACGCGCTTTCGCCTCCGCCTTTTCGCCGGCTCTTCGAGGAGGCGATCGAGCGGAACGCCTCCACGGTGGATCCGGCGGCGGTCCCCGACTTCGGCGAGAGGAACGCGGAGCTCCTCCGCTACGACAACGTGTGGGGCGACCGCGTCGAGCGTCGCCTCAGCGAGGACGTCGTCGAGCCTGACGTCGAGCGGCTCGAACGGCTCTTCGAGGCCGGCGGCGAGCTCGAGGGGAGGCTCTCGGGCTACGAGGAGCGCAGAGAGCAGATGGCGATGCTCCGCGCCGTCAACGACGCGCTGACGGGTGGGGTCCATCTTCTGGTCGAGGCCGGCACCGGCGTCGGCAAGTCGCTCGCCTACCTCATTCCGGCGATCCACTTCGCCGCCGAGAACGGCGAGCGCGTCATCGTGTCGACCAACACGAAGAACCTCCAGGAGCAGCTCTTCTTCAAGGACGTCCCGTTCCTGGGTGAGACGCTCGAGGTCGACTTCAAGGCGACGCTTCTGAAAGGACGCGGGAACTACATCTGCGCGAAGCGCTGGGACCAGCTTCTCGACCAGGGCCTTCCAGCGGGCGAGCGGGAGCACTACATGCCGCTCGTCATCTGGGAGGAGGAGACGACCTCGGGCGACATCGCCGAGAACGCGGCCTTCCGCCCCTGGGGCTATCTCTGGAGCCGCGTCTCGGCCGACGGTGGGCCCTGTCTCGGGTCGCGCTGTCCGGCGAGCGACAGGTGCTACCTGCAGCGGGCGAGGCGCGCCGCTCAGGCATCGCATCTGGTGGTCGTCAACCACTCGCTGCTCTTCAGTGACACCGGGGCCGGGAACCGCATTCTCGGGGAGTACTCCTATCTCGTCTGCGACGAGGCCCACAACATGGAGTCGGTCGCGACCGAGCACCTCGGCCGGCGGGTCAATGTCTACCGATTCCGCGCCGCGCTCGAGAGCCTCTTCAGGAAGGACGGGCGGGCGTCGGGAGATCTCGTCGAACTCGAGAACAGGCTCGAAGGCCTTGACGGACAGTCCACCGAGATGGCGCTGACCGCGGCCGGGCGGCTCAGGGAGAACGTCGAGAAGACAGCGACCCTCGGGGATGCGTTCTTCGCGGCCCTCGCACTGAGGCACATTGAGATGGCCGGGGGGAGGACGGTTGAGTACGGCAAGCTGCGCTACGCCGGCGAGCTGAGCGTCTCGTCGATACTCGGAGACGAACTCGGCGGCGTGCTCTCGTCGCTCGAAGGACTGGTCGGTGACCTCGAGACGCTCGGCGACCTTGTTGTGGACGTCGATTTCAAGGGCGTCGATGCCGCCTCGCAGACGCTCGCCTACCACGCGGAGCGGCTGCGCGAGCTGCGCGAGGACCTCGAGTACCTCGCCCTCGGTCGGGATGAACGGTCGGTCTTCTGGCTCGAGGTCCGGACGCGGCGCTCCGGGGTGGAGTGCACGCTCAGGAGCGCCCCGGTCTCGGTGGCGGAGCTCATGCCGGACTTTCTGTACTCGAAGGTCTCGTCGATGATCGCGACGTCGGCGACGATGACGGTCGACGGCGGGTTCCGCTTCATCATGGAGCGGCTCGGACTCGACGCGCTCCCGGACTGGAAGGTCGTGACCCTCGATGTCGGGAGCCCGTACGACTACGGTCGTCAGGTGATCGCCGCGGTCGCGGGGTATCTGCCGCAGCCGTCCTCGAGGGGCTTCAACAGCGTGGTCGGCGAACTCCTCGTCAAGCTCGCCGCGCCCGCGGATGGCGGGACGCTCGCGCTCTTCACGTCACGCTCGTCGCTCGATGCTGTCTTCAGGGCCGTTCGCGATCCGCTGGCGGCCCGGGGCAAGCTCGTGCTCGCCCAGGGCCACGGAGGCTCGACCGCGCTCCTCGACGAGTTCTCACGCGTGACCGACTCGGTCCTTCTCGCGACGTCGAGCTTCTGGGAGGGGGTCGACGTGCCGGGGCGATCGCTCGAGCAGCTCGTCATCGTCAAATTGCCGTTCCCGGTGCCGAAGGACCCCGTCATCGAGGCACACTGCGAGGCTTACGAGAAGGAGGGCCTCGACGCGTTCACGTCGTACATGGTCCCCCGCACGGCGATCCGCATGCGACAGGGCTTCGGGCGTCTGATACGCTCGAGCATCGATACGGGCGTGGTCGTCCTGCTCGACAGCAGACTCGCCACGAGAGGATACGGCCGCAGGCTCCTCGATGAGCTGCCTGCGCCGGCGGCCGTCGCGGAGAGCGAGACCGCGCTCCTCAAGATGCTGGGCGTCCTGAGCGCGGTGTAG
- the thiC gene encoding phosphomethylpyrimidine synthase ThiC: MTRMKAALSGRTTEEVVRVADDEGVAPELLRRLLAEGRAVIMGNSGAERRRVALGPGLRTKVNANIGTSSDASTLEDELKKLDAAVEAGADAVMDLSTGGDLDEILGAVLERSRVPVGTVPIYGAAVKARRDGRGMVRMSGDDMLGEVRRHAEAGVDFVTVHAGVTREVAEHCRRSRRLADVVSRGGAFLMEWMSYNEAENPFYARYDELMDILAERDVAISLGDGMRPGALADANDTAQISELVVISELVERARERGVQAIVEGPGHVPLHLVRSSVELQKSMTGGAPFYVLGPLVTDVAPGYDHVGAAIGGAVAAMAGADFLCYVTPAEHLRLPDVDDVREGVYTLRVAAHAADVANDVPGARAWDDELSRARKGLEWERALEMSLDPGKARAFRAASKPSDEELCTMCGEFCALRKMSDVRDREDG, translated from the coding sequence ATGACGAGAATGAAAGCGGCCCTCTCGGGCCGGACAACCGAAGAGGTCGTCCGCGTCGCGGACGACGAGGGCGTGGCACCCGAGCTCCTGAGGAGGCTCCTGGCCGAGGGGCGGGCGGTCATCATGGGAAACTCCGGTGCGGAGCGGCGCCGCGTCGCCCTCGGTCCGGGGCTCAGGACGAAGGTCAACGCCAACATCGGGACGTCGTCCGATGCGTCGACGCTCGAGGACGAGCTCAAGAAGCTCGACGCCGCCGTCGAGGCCGGCGCCGACGCCGTCATGGACCTCTCGACGGGAGGGGATCTCGACGAGATCCTCGGTGCCGTGCTCGAGCGCTCCAGGGTACCCGTCGGCACGGTGCCGATCTACGGCGCCGCCGTCAAGGCGCGGCGCGACGGGCGCGGAATGGTCCGCATGTCGGGCGACGACATGCTTGGAGAGGTCCGTCGGCACGCGGAGGCCGGCGTCGATTTCGTGACGGTTCACGCCGGAGTGACTCGCGAGGTCGCGGAACACTGCAGGCGCTCGCGGCGACTCGCCGACGTCGTCAGCCGTGGCGGGGCCTTCCTGATGGAGTGGATGTCGTACAACGAGGCGGAGAACCCGTTCTACGCGCGGTACGACGAACTCATGGACATCCTCGCGGAGCGCGACGTGGCCATCTCGCTCGGCGACGGCATGCGGCCCGGAGCGCTGGCGGACGCCAATGACACCGCACAGATCAGCGAGCTCGTCGTCATCAGCGAGCTCGTTGAGCGGGCGCGCGAGCGCGGCGTGCAGGCCATCGTCGAGGGGCCGGGGCACGTGCCGCTCCACCTGGTGAGATCGTCGGTCGAGCTCCAGAAGTCGATGACCGGCGGCGCACCGTTCTATGTCCTGGGGCCGCTCGTGACCGACGTGGCCCCGGGCTACGATCATGTCGGTGCGGCGATCGGCGGGGCCGTGGCCGCCATGGCCGGCGCCGACTTCCTCTGCTATGTCACACCGGCGGAGCATCTCAGGCTGCCCGACGTCGACGACGTCCGCGAAGGGGTCTACACGCTGCGCGTCGCGGCCCACGCGGCCGACGTCGCCAACGACGTTCCCGGCGCGCGCGCGTGGGACGATGAGCTCTCCCGGGCGAGGAAGGGTCTCGAGTGGGAACGCGCGCTCGAGATGTCGCTCGATCCCGGCAAGGCGCGGGCGTTCCGCGCCGCGTCCAAGCCCTCGGACGAGGAGCTCTGCACGATGTGCGGCGAGTTCTGCGCCCTCAGGAAGATGTCCGACGTCAGGGATCGGGAGGACGGATGA
- the ligA gene encoding NAD-dependent DNA ligase LigA — MSAKKNVRARVEELRELVRRHDRLYYVENAPEITDAEYDELFAELVRLENEHPELVTPDSPTQRVGGEPSEGFETVRHSEPMLSLENTYSTDELLDFDRRVRERLEGVDVEYVVELKLDGVSISLVYEDGLLTRAATRGDGERGDDVTANVKTIRSVPLRLAGEHDRADIEVRGEVILPRSGFEDLNRQRREDDLEPFANPRNAAAGSLKLLNPSVVAERPLDAFFYRLVGPGRVGVTRQHEALQVIRAMGFRTAPEETVCGDIDCVIERCGSWERRRGELDYETDGLVVKVDSLAQQERLGTTARSPRWGIAYKFPAESATTVVEDIMVQVGRTGKLTPVARLEPVTISGSTVSRATLHNQDEIDRLDVRVGDTVVVEKGGEVIPKVVSVVRSKRKGRPRRFRMPETCPVCGGPVVREQGEAAHRCVNAACPAMVRRRIEHFASRGAMDIRGLGKETVDTLVESGIVEDYGDLYSLDEDDLVELPRMAETSARNLLDGIEKSREQPLSRLLFGLGMPHVGARVARILAHRFGTLKELEEVGEGELAEVEEVGPVIAHSVATFLGTKENRRVIEKLRRAGVRTEAEARAASGGPLDGQTVVLTGSLESMTRDEARGAVEAAGGRASTSVSGRTDLVVVGENPGSKADKARELGVRTVDEREFLELIGDD, encoded by the coding sequence ATGTCAGCCAAGAAGAACGTCCGGGCTCGCGTGGAGGAGCTGCGCGAGCTCGTGCGCCGGCACGACCGTCTCTACTACGTCGAGAACGCGCCGGAGATCACCGACGCCGAGTACGACGAGCTCTTCGCCGAACTCGTCCGTCTCGAAAACGAGCATCCGGAGCTCGTCACACCCGACTCGCCGACCCAGCGGGTGGGAGGCGAGCCGTCGGAAGGGTTCGAGACCGTCCGGCACTCAGAGCCCATGCTGTCGCTCGAGAACACGTACTCGACCGACGAGCTTCTGGATTTCGACCGGCGCGTGCGGGAGCGGCTCGAGGGCGTGGATGTCGAGTACGTCGTCGAGCTCAAGCTCGACGGCGTCAGCATCTCGCTTGTCTACGAGGACGGCCTGTTGACGCGGGCGGCCACCCGCGGTGACGGCGAGCGTGGCGACGATGTGACGGCCAACGTGAAGACGATCCGGTCGGTCCCACTCCGGCTGGCCGGCGAGCACGACCGCGCCGACATCGAGGTCAGGGGTGAGGTGATCCTCCCGAGATCGGGGTTTGAGGACCTCAATCGTCAGAGGCGGGAGGACGACCTCGAACCGTTCGCCAACCCGCGGAATGCGGCGGCCGGATCGCTCAAGCTGCTGAACCCGTCGGTCGTGGCCGAGCGTCCGCTCGACGCCTTCTTCTACCGGCTCGTCGGGCCGGGGCGTGTCGGCGTGACACGGCAGCACGAGGCGCTCCAGGTGATCCGCGCCATGGGGTTCCGGACGGCGCCCGAGGAGACCGTCTGCGGGGACATCGACTGCGTGATCGAGCGCTGCGGGTCCTGGGAGAGGCGTCGTGGCGAGCTTGACTACGAGACCGACGGTCTGGTCGTCAAGGTGGACTCGCTCGCGCAACAGGAGCGCCTCGGGACGACCGCGCGAAGCCCGCGATGGGGTATCGCGTACAAGTTCCCCGCCGAGAGCGCGACGACGGTCGTCGAGGACATCATGGTCCAGGTGGGCCGGACCGGCAAGCTGACGCCCGTCGCCCGGCTCGAGCCGGTGACGATCTCCGGTTCGACCGTCTCGCGGGCGACACTTCACAACCAGGACGAGATCGACCGTCTCGACGTGCGAGTCGGGGACACCGTCGTCGTCGAGAAGGGCGGCGAGGTGATCCCGAAGGTCGTGTCGGTCGTCCGGTCGAAGCGCAAGGGACGTCCCCGACGGTTCCGCATGCCTGAGACGTGCCCGGTCTGCGGCGGTCCGGTCGTTCGGGAGCAGGGTGAAGCGGCCCACCGCTGCGTGAACGCCGCCTGCCCGGCAATGGTCCGGAGGCGCATCGAACACTTCGCATCCCGCGGCGCGATGGACATCAGGGGGCTGGGCAAGGAGACCGTCGACACACTGGTCGAGTCGGGCATCGTCGAGGACTACGGCGATCTCTACTCGCTCGATGAGGACGACCTCGTCGAGCTTCCCCGCATGGCTGAGACGTCGGCGAGGAACCTCCTGGACGGCATAGAGAAGAGCAGGGAACAGCCACTCTCGCGCCTGCTCTTCGGTCTCGGTATGCCGCACGTCGGCGCGCGCGTGGCGCGGATCCTCGCGCACCGCTTCGGGACGTTGAAGGAACTCGAAGAGGTCGGCGAGGGCGAGCTGGCGGAGGTCGAGGAGGTCGGACCGGTCATCGCGCACTCCGTGGCGACCTTCCTCGGTACGAAGGAGAACAGACGGGTCATCGAGAAGCTCCGGAGGGCGGGCGTCAGGACCGAGGCGGAGGCCCGTGCGGCGTCCGGAGGACCGCTCGATGGACAGACCGTGGTCCTGACGGGCTCGCTCGAGAGCATGACCCGGGACGAGGCACGCGGCGCGGTCGAGGCCGCGGGCGGGCGTGCGAGCACGAGCGTCAGCGGCCGGACGGACCTCGTGGTCGTTGGAGAGAACCCGGGGTCGAAGGCCGACAAGGCACGGGAACTCGGTGTTCGGACCGTCGACGAACGGGAGTTCCTCGAACTCATCGGAGACGACTGA
- a CDS encoding BamA/TamA family outer membrane protein encodes MDRAASYRRDLTAGGRRVPTTMRRHAPRASDGTARWAGVLVAALLLMLLPVGARPEVRLDLSGDRSLGRAAVEEAFGGLLSLEEPPAEPGGLLESGVDSLLTLYIRAGRPFARIEAELGGPSGEGVLTVRVDEGPEPVLAGVRLRGVGSLPEDELLRAVRLEPGEPVSADVIAAAAAALVEVSAERGRPLALVRPELARATPDGRFDLTFHVDEGPPVVFGTPVVVGNETTRDVVVLRELGIEPGEPFSRSDLELARSRLERTGLFSEVARPAVAYIRGLSKAVPVFEVEEASVNRVLGALGYVPGDDRLSGAVEVVLGNIAGTGRRAEVAWERLPSDERRASFLYVEPWVLGAPIDVSVSGSQTVRDTISTVTGGDLRVTARMGERSRVSWSLGAERYVPGESGPSPTRGVRTALSAVFDGTDSPLNPTRGLSAAATIEYAAKEIDDTGGRERSGTAEFVVRAYLPVAFDQTVALRASGAGIWSSEEDVPYHEEVPLGGAKTLRGYREEQFRGVRVVSGSVEYRYLIGRSSRVLAFVDAGRYRGDGPNPATDTKLGYGIGLRGSTGLGIIAVDYGLGEGDSLLDGKLHVGFTRTF; translated from the coding sequence GTGGACCGAGCCGCATCGTACAGACGTGACCTGACCGCAGGCGGTCGGCGGGTTCCGACCACGATGCGGAGGCACGCTCCGCGGGCTTCCGACGGGACGGCACGCTGGGCCGGGGTGCTCGTCGCCGCACTTCTGCTGATGCTGCTGCCGGTGGGCGCCCGCCCGGAGGTTCGCCTCGACCTCTCGGGCGACCGGTCGCTGGGACGAGCGGCCGTCGAGGAGGCGTTCGGCGGTCTCCTGTCCCTGGAGGAGCCTCCGGCGGAGCCGGGGGGCCTCCTCGAGTCGGGAGTCGATTCGCTGCTGACGCTCTACATACGGGCCGGGCGTCCGTTCGCGCGCATCGAGGCAGAGCTCGGAGGGCCGTCCGGTGAAGGTGTTCTGACGGTCCGTGTGGACGAGGGGCCGGAGCCCGTCCTCGCGGGCGTGCGCCTCCGGGGCGTCGGTTCGCTTCCGGAGGACGAGCTCCTGCGCGCCGTCCGGCTTGAGCCGGGCGAGCCCGTGTCGGCCGACGTGATCGCGGCCGCCGCGGCGGCACTGGTCGAGGTCTCCGCGGAACGCGGCCGCCCGCTGGCCTTGGTCAGGCCCGAGCTCGCCCGGGCCACACCGGATGGACGGTTCGACCTGACGTTCCACGTCGACGAGGGACCTCCCGTCGTGTTCGGCACCCCGGTCGTCGTCGGCAACGAGACCACACGGGATGTGGTCGTGCTGCGCGAACTCGGCATCGAGCCGGGCGAGCCGTTCTCGAGGTCGGACCTCGAGCTGGCCCGTTCGCGCCTCGAGAGGACCGGTCTCTTCTCCGAGGTCGCCCGCCCGGCGGTCGCATACATAAGGGGGCTCTCGAAGGCGGTCCCCGTGTTCGAGGTTGAGGAGGCCAGCGTCAACCGGGTGCTCGGGGCGCTCGGGTACGTTCCGGGCGACGACCGTCTGTCGGGCGCCGTGGAGGTCGTGCTGGGGAACATCGCCGGCACGGGGCGGCGCGCCGAGGTCGCCTGGGAGCGGCTGCCGAGCGACGAGCGGCGGGCGTCGTTTTTGTACGTCGAGCCCTGGGTCCTCGGGGCTCCGATCGACGTGTCGGTGTCCGGTTCACAGACGGTCCGGGACACCATTTCGACCGTGACCGGAGGCGACCTCAGAGTGACCGCAAGAATGGGCGAGCGCTCCCGGGTTTCGTGGTCGCTCGGAGCCGAGCGATACGTGCCCGGCGAGAGCGGCCCGAGCCCGACGAGGGGCGTCAGGACGGCCCTCTCCGCGGTCTTCGACGGTACGGACTCGCCGCTGAACCCGACCAGAGGACTCTCCGCGGCGGCGACGATCGAGTACGCGGCCAAGGAGATCGACGACACCGGCGGACGCGAGCGGTCGGGAACGGCCGAGTTCGTGGTGCGCGCATATCTGCCGGTCGCGTTCGACCAGACGGTCGCGCTGCGGGCCTCGGGCGCCGGCATCTGGAGCTCCGAGGAGGACGTCCCGTATCACGAGGAGGTCCCGCTCGGAGGCGCGAAGACGCTCCGAGGGTACCGTGAGGAGCAGTTCCGCGGGGTCCGCGTTGTGTCGGGCTCGGTGGAGTACCGCTATCTGATTGGCCGTTCATCACGGGTCCTCGCCTTCGTCGACGCCGGTAGATATCGGGGTGACGGCCCTAATCCCGCAACGGATACCAAGTTAGGCTATGGAATCGGGTTGCGGGGCTCGACCGGCTTGGGTATAATCGCGGTTGACTACGGGCTGGGCGAGGGGGACTCGCTCCTCGACGGCAAGCTTCACGTCGGGTTCACGCGCACATTCTGA